In bacterium YEK0313, one genomic interval encodes:
- the yfcG_4 gene encoding Disulfide-bond oxidoreductase YfcG, giving the protein MPDLSSFPIAQRWPASNPDLLQLYAAPTPNGVKVSIMLEEIGLPYEPHFIDISKNESKDPAFVSLNPNGRIPAIIDPMGPDGKPLGVWESGAILVYLAEKADQLVPRASAKRYEALSWVFFQMSAIGPMFGQLGFFLRGGGKDYEDKRPQKRFADESKRLLGVLDRQLDGRDWIVDDYSIADIATLGWVNALVGAYDAGDLLRLSNHSNVQAWLDRGLARPAVQRGLLIPARSA; this is encoded by the coding sequence ATGCCAGATCTTTCGTCGTTTCCGATCGCACAACGCTGGCCGGCATCCAACCCTGACCTCCTGCAGCTCTACGCCGCGCCCACGCCCAACGGCGTCAAGGTCTCGATCATGCTCGAGGAGATCGGCCTGCCGTACGAGCCGCACTTTATCGACATCTCTAAGAACGAAAGCAAAGATCCGGCCTTCGTTTCGCTAAACCCGAATGGCCGCATACCAGCGATCATCGACCCAATGGGTCCGGACGGTAAGCCGCTCGGCGTTTGGGAATCCGGCGCGATCCTCGTTTATTTGGCGGAGAAGGCCGACCAGCTCGTCCCGAGAGCATCAGCCAAGCGCTACGAGGCGCTAAGCTGGGTATTCTTCCAGATGTCGGCGATTGGCCCGATGTTCGGTCAACTCGGCTTTTTCCTGCGCGGGGGCGGCAAGGACTATGAGGATAAGCGTCCTCAGAAGCGTTTCGCTGATGAATCCAAACGCCTCCTGGGAGTCTTAGACCGCCAACTGGACGGGCGCGACTGGATCGTCGATGACTATTCTATCGCCGACATTGCGACCCTCGGCTGGGTCAACGCCTTGGTTGGCGCCTACGACGCCGGCGACCTACTGCGGCTTAGCAATCATTCGAATGTCCAAGCGTGGCTGGATCGCGGCCTCGCGCGCCCAGCAGTCCAACGTGGGCTGCTCATTCCGGCGAGGTCAGCATGA
- the msrA3 gene encoding Peptide methionine sulfoxide reductase MsrA 3 produces MHQRAVLAGGCFWGMQDLIRKQPGIVSTRVGYTGGDVPNATYRNHGTHAEGIEITFDPTVTSYRNILEYFFQIHDPTTKNRQGNDRGLSYRSGIYYIDEEQKRIAEDTIADVDASGLWDGKVVTEVEPVGDFWEAEPEHQDYLEKRPGGYTCHFPRANWVLPKRKDAGDTQAEAGAAAE; encoded by the coding sequence ATGCATCAGCGCGCTGTTCTCGCTGGCGGATGCTTTTGGGGAATGCAGGATCTGATCCGCAAGCAGCCCGGCATCGTTTCGACCCGCGTCGGCTACACCGGCGGCGACGTGCCGAACGCCACCTATCGCAACCATGGCACTCATGCGGAGGGGATCGAGATCACCTTCGACCCGACAGTGACGAGCTACCGTAATATCCTGGAATACTTCTTCCAGATCCATGATCCGACGACAAAGAACCGCCAGGGCAACGACCGCGGCCTCTCCTATCGATCTGGCATCTATTACATCGACGAGGAGCAGAAGCGCATCGCCGAAGATACGATAGCCGACGTCGACGCGTCCGGACTGTGGGACGGCAAGGTCGTCACCGAAGTCGAGCCCGTGGGTGACTTCTGGGAAGCAGAGCCGGAGCACCAGGATTATCTGGAGAAGAGGCCGGGCGGATATACCTGTCATTTCCCGCGCGCTAACTGGGTGCTCCCGAAGCGTAAAGACGCTGGCGACACCCAGGCTGAGGCCGGCGCGGCAGCGGAATAG
- the msrB_1 gene encoding Peptide methionine sulfoxide reductase MsrB, with translation MKFEKSQAAIERLTPEQRRITQQDGTERPFTGEYNDNKEAGIYVDVVSGEPLFASTDKFESGTGWPSFTKPIVAAHVNEVRDSSHGMVRTEVRSVHGDSHLGHVFPDGPSDRGGLRYCINSASLRFIPRDEMEAAGYGEYLDQVEEA, from the coding sequence ATGAAGTTTGAAAAGTCGCAGGCAGCAATCGAACGCCTGACCCCGGAACAACGCCGGATCACCCAGCAGGACGGCACCGAGAGACCCTTTACCGGCGAGTATAACGACAACAAGGAGGCGGGCATCTACGTTGACGTCGTATCCGGCGAGCCGTTGTTCGCGTCGACGGACAAGTTCGAGTCCGGCACTGGCTGGCCGAGCTTTACCAAGCCGATCGTCGCGGCTCACGTGAACGAAGTGCGAGACAGCTCGCATGGCATGGTCCGGACGGAGGTTCGCTCGGTGCACGGCGACAGCCATCTTGGCCACGTGTTTCCGGACGGGCCGTCCGACCGCGGCGGCCTGCGCTACTGCATCAACTCGGCATCGCTTCGATTCATCCCGCGCGATGAGATGGAAGCCGCGGGCTATGGCGAGTATCTCGACCAAGTAGAGGAGGCTTAA
- the oxyR_2 gene encoding Hydrogen peroxide-inducible genes activator produces MELNQVSYFINLAETLNFTAAARLSGVSQPSLTRAIRRLEEELGGPLIYRDGKNSRLTSLGQDVELEFRRMLVAMKSVRHHSENWAMGRHRVLDVAVASSVGPRTFTAFFDSALEEVPSIEIKLHSLQSGEDTSEVLSGKYHACILPRESRPDRKLDVRPLFRERFVLGCAADHPLAACEVVRGEDLLAFPFVDRLKCECRDQIFEHFARREVRMRPRFRSDRDDWVQRVVAEGRGICILPERAATTHGLITRPIEGFALEREIVIATVSGSTAPVEIRKVAQLAARYDWS; encoded by the coding sequence ATGGAACTCAATCAGGTCAGCTATTTCATCAACTTGGCCGAGACGCTGAATTTCACTGCGGCTGCTCGTCTCAGTGGTGTCTCACAACCAAGCCTGACACGAGCGATCCGCCGCCTGGAGGAGGAACTCGGTGGACCGCTCATCTATCGTGACGGGAAGAACAGCCGGCTGACGAGCCTGGGTCAGGACGTCGAGTTGGAATTCCGCCGAATGCTGGTCGCGATGAAGAGCGTAAGACACCACTCGGAAAACTGGGCAATGGGGCGGCATCGTGTTCTCGACGTTGCTGTCGCCTCCAGCGTCGGCCCGAGGACCTTCACAGCCTTTTTCGACAGCGCGCTGGAAGAGGTGCCGTCCATCGAGATCAAACTGCACTCGCTCCAATCGGGCGAGGACACGTCGGAGGTGCTCTCAGGCAAATATCACGCGTGCATCCTGCCTCGCGAATCAAGGCCGGATCGTAAACTTGATGTGCGTCCTCTCTTCCGGGAGCGCTTCGTGCTCGGCTGCGCTGCAGATCACCCCTTGGCGGCGTGCGAAGTCGTTCGTGGTGAAGACCTGCTTGCTTTCCCGTTCGTCGATCGACTGAAATGCGAGTGCCGCGATCAAATCTTCGAGCACTTCGCGCGTCGAGAGGTGCGCATGCGCCCTCGCTTCCGCTCAGATCGAGACGACTGGGTGCAGCGCGTCGTCGCCGAAGGGCGGGGGATATGCATTTTGCCCGAACGCGCGGCCACCACCCACGGCCTGATCACAAGGCCGATCGAGGGCTTCGCGTTGGAGCGTGAGATCGTAATCGCCACCGTGTCCGGATCTACGGCACCGGTCGAGATACGAAAAGTCGCTCAGCTTGCAGCCCGTTACGATTGGAGTTGA
- a CDS encoding Alpha/beta hydrolase family protein, with translation MAGTRFTFAGGGGSELTGHLEAPEGTPRGWAIFAHCFTCGKDSRAAVHIARALSRAGIGVLRFDFAGTGIASSAEEAVSFASDVDDLRAAAEAMAAAGMPPALLVGHSLGGTAAIVAAAALPDVAAVVTIGAPADLQHILRVFRPGDLDAIASEGEASVEIAGRPFLIRRTFLETVERADIEKSIAALRRPVLVMHSPVDQVVGIEHASRIFVASRHPKSFVSLDTADHLLTDVDDANYASAMVAAWASRFLPPLAADLPQVEAAKGVVASETLAGKFQLTVRSGEHTLFADEPESVGGLGSGLSPYELVSAGLAACTVMTMRLYANRKGFPLERATTSVRHEKVADIMPPDRFTRTIVLDGPLSDDQRARILEIADRCPVDLTLVRGSDVQTELSSGGQPAGARPSN, from the coding sequence ATGGCAGGAACGCGGTTCACGTTTGCCGGGGGAGGGGGGTCTGAACTAACCGGGCACCTGGAGGCGCCAGAAGGCACTCCTCGCGGCTGGGCGATTTTCGCCCATTGTTTCACTTGCGGGAAGGACAGCCGCGCCGCCGTGCACATCGCACGCGCGCTCTCGCGGGCCGGTATCGGCGTCTTGCGGTTCGACTTCGCCGGCACAGGGATCGCGAGTTCCGCGGAAGAAGCGGTAAGCTTCGCTTCTGACGTCGACGATCTGAGGGCAGCCGCGGAGGCCATGGCGGCCGCCGGTATGCCACCCGCCCTCCTTGTCGGGCACAGCCTGGGTGGAACGGCTGCGATCGTAGCCGCTGCCGCGCTGCCGGATGTCGCCGCGGTGGTGACGATCGGTGCGCCGGCCGACCTTCAGCATATCTTGCGCGTTTTCCGGCCTGGCGACCTTGACGCGATAGCGAGCGAGGGCGAGGCCTCTGTGGAGATCGCTGGCAGGCCCTTCCTCATCCGCCGCACCTTCCTGGAAACGGTAGAGCGAGCCGACATCGAGAAGTCCATCGCCGCGCTTCGACGTCCGGTGCTGGTCATGCATTCGCCGGTGGACCAAGTCGTGGGCATCGAGCACGCCTCGCGCATCTTCGTCGCATCACGCCATCCTAAGAGTTTTGTCTCGCTCGACACGGCGGATCACCTTCTCACCGACGTCGACGATGCGAACTACGCCTCAGCTATGGTCGCCGCGTGGGCCAGCCGCTTTCTTCCGCCGCTAGCGGCGGATCTTCCGCAGGTCGAGGCGGCAAAAGGTGTCGTTGCGTCGGAGACGCTAGCGGGGAAGTTCCAGCTCACGGTCCGCAGTGGCGAGCATACTCTGTTCGCCGACGAGCCGGAATCGGTCGGAGGTCTTGGGAGCGGCCTGTCTCCCTACGAACTGGTGTCAGCCGGGCTAGCTGCCTGCACGGTGATGACGATGCGCCTTTACGCCAACCGCAAGGGCTTCCCGCTCGAAAGAGCGACGACGAGCGTGCGGCACGAGAAGGTGGCGGACATAATGCCTCCCGACCGCTTCACACGCACCATCGTTCTCGATGGGCCGCTCAGTGATGATCAACGCGCGCGCATTCTTGAGATCGCGGATCGGTGTCCCGTCGATCTGACGCTCGTCCGGGGTTCTGATGTGCAGACCGAGCTTTCGAGCGGCGGCCAGCCTGCAGGTGCAAGGCCGTCGAACTGA
- the msrA_1 gene encoding Peptide methionine sulfoxide reductase MsrA, whose product MMSLPATDQTPTQTERAILAGGCFWGLEDLLRRAKGVVATRVGYIGGEMPDPTYARHYGHAEAVEVTFDPSILTYRALLELFFQIHDPTTYEQQGSDVGPSYRSAIFYTSKAQMDIALATIAEIEASGRWPGPVVSEINPEESFWEAEPEHQKYLLRQPGGYSCHFPRPTWRLDRANR is encoded by the coding sequence ATGATGAGCCTGCCAGCTACAGACCAGACGCCGACGCAAACCGAGCGAGCGATACTCGCGGGTGGCTGTTTCTGGGGCCTGGAGGATTTGCTGCGCCGCGCCAAGGGGGTCGTGGCCACGCGTGTCGGCTATATTGGCGGTGAAATGCCAGATCCGACTTATGCGAGACATTACGGCCACGCGGAAGCCGTCGAGGTGACCTTCGATCCGTCCATTCTGACGTATCGGGCTCTACTGGAACTATTCTTCCAGATTCATGATCCGACGACCTACGAGCAACAGGGCAGCGACGTCGGCCCAAGCTATCGGTCGGCGATATTCTATACGTCTAAAGCGCAGATGGACATCGCCTTAGCGACGATCGCCGAGATCGAAGCCTCGGGTCGCTGGCCTGGGCCAGTCGTGTCCGAGATCAACCCGGAAGAATCCTTCTGGGAGGCTGAGCCCGAGCATCAGAAGTATCTCCTGCGTCAACCCGGTGGCTATAGCTGCCACTTCCCGCGACCGACCTGGCGATTGGACCGAGCGAACCGATGA
- the gap1 gene encoding Glyceraldehyde-3-phosphate dehydrogenase 1, which yields MTVKVAINGFGRIGRLALRSIVELHREDVEVVAINDLGPVATLAHLLRYDSVHGPFRGSIDLGEDWIDVGSGKIRVSSERDPANLPHDELGVDVALECTGFFTSREKAESHIRAGARRVLVSAPSDGADKTIVFKVNHDTLTADDVVVSNGSCTTNVLAPVAKVLNDLCGIERGYMTTVHAYTGDQPTQDTVHKDLYRARAAALSMIPTSTGAANAIGRVLPELKGKLHGSSIRVPTPNVSVIDLAVSTSREVSIDEVNDAIRQTAAGAMSGVLAFTTEPLVSVDLNHRTESSIVALPQTDVVDGRMVRVLAWYDNEWSFATRMADTAVAMAKLI from the coding sequence ATGACGGTTAAGGTCGCAATCAACGGTTTCGGTCGGATCGGGCGACTAGCCTTACGGTCGATCGTCGAACTACATCGAGAGGACGTCGAAGTGGTTGCGATCAACGACCTCGGGCCGGTCGCTACCTTGGCGCACCTTCTGAGGTACGACTCGGTTCATGGTCCCTTTCGTGGATCGATCGACCTCGGCGAAGACTGGATCGACGTCGGGTCCGGTAAAATCAGGGTGTCGTCGGAACGCGATCCAGCAAACCTGCCCCATGATGAGCTTGGTGTTGACGTGGCGCTCGAATGCACGGGCTTCTTCACATCCAGGGAGAAGGCCGAGTCGCACATTCGTGCGGGAGCAAGACGCGTGCTCGTCTCCGCGCCGAGCGATGGGGCAGACAAGACGATCGTCTTCAAGGTCAATCACGACACGCTGACCGCTGACGATGTCGTCGTATCAAATGGCTCATGCACGACCAATGTCCTCGCGCCTGTCGCGAAGGTACTGAACGACCTCTGTGGCATAGAGCGAGGCTATATGACCACGGTTCACGCTTATACCGGTGACCAGCCGACGCAGGATACCGTCCATAAGGATCTCTACCGCGCCCGCGCAGCCGCACTCTCAATGATCCCGACGTCCACCGGGGCTGCGAACGCGATCGGCCGCGTGCTGCCGGAACTAAAAGGTAAGCTTCATGGCTCGTCGATCCGCGTCCCAACGCCGAACGTCTCGGTCATAGATTTGGCTGTTTCGACGTCGCGTGAGGTTTCGATAGACGAGGTGAACGACGCCATCCGTCAGACTGCCGCCGGTGCAATGAGTGGGGTGCTCGCCTTCACGACAGAGCCCTTGGTGTCGGTCGATCTGAACCATCGGACCGAATCCTCAATCGTCGCACTTCCCCAGACAGATGTTGTCGACGGCAGGATGGTTCGCGTGCTTGCTTGGTACGACAACGAATGGAGCTTTGCGACGCGTATGGCGGATACCGCGGTCGCAATGGCGAAGCTCATATAG
- a CDS encoding putative inner membrane protein: MESIAFDLLICMLAFWFGYSANRGGTCLVVAAHELQKRRPPRMFVGFVAASAAAGLVAIPLAWSGTLNATLAPSTNVNAFLLIGAIAFGFGALINDTCLLGSLARLGDGEMRLLALPVGLAVGILIADHGRPGSLVTWTSLIASPSISGAATVLALAVVLALAVMFVSTKGASRRRPGWAFGASMIGLGITGGLLYALSPAWTFADLIQRGLPLRMTPTGEVALVAVIASVAGAITASVRQGRLRFQRPTVAGILRSIVGGALMGIGIGLIPGGNDALILAAVPTLSPGGIVAYLVMTTTIVFGFAARDRLFKKRPSGHGRG; encoded by the coding sequence TTGGAATCCATCGCGTTCGACCTTCTCATATGCATGCTGGCATTCTGGTTCGGGTATTCCGCAAACCGAGGTGGAACATGTCTGGTCGTAGCTGCTCACGAGTTGCAGAAACGACGCCCACCAAGAATGTTCGTCGGATTTGTTGCGGCGTCTGCAGCGGCGGGCCTCGTTGCTATTCCGCTCGCTTGGTCTGGGACGCTGAACGCGACCCTTGCACCCTCGACGAACGTCAACGCCTTTCTCCTAATCGGCGCCATCGCCTTCGGCTTTGGGGCGCTCATCAATGACACTTGTCTGCTTGGATCGTTGGCACGGTTAGGCGATGGGGAAATGCGACTGCTAGCTCTTCCTGTGGGACTAGCAGTCGGGATCTTGATTGCCGATCATGGTCGGCCCGGCTCTCTCGTCACGTGGACAAGTCTTATCGCGAGCCCAAGCATCTCTGGGGCCGCTACGGTTCTCGCCCTTGCGGTTGTACTAGCGCTGGCGGTGATGTTCGTATCGACGAAGGGCGCATCGCGAAGAAGACCGGGTTGGGCGTTTGGCGCCTCAATGATTGGCCTCGGTATCACTGGTGGACTTCTTTACGCCCTGTCACCGGCATGGACGTTCGCTGACCTGATCCAACGCGGCCTTCCTCTTCGAATGACACCAACAGGCGAGGTCGCACTCGTTGCGGTCATTGCCTCTGTTGCGGGAGCAATCACGGCATCCGTGCGTCAGGGACGTTTGCGTTTTCAACGGCCGACGGTTGCCGGCATTCTGCGATCGATTGTCGGCGGAGCGTTGATGGGAATAGGTATCGGCCTCATACCCGGTGGCAACGACGCTTTGATCCTCGCCGCAGTGCCTACACTCTCTCCGGGCGGCATAGTTGCCTACCTCGTGATGACGACGACGATCGTTTTTGGATTTGCAGCGCGTGACAGGCTTTTCAAGAAACGCCCATCAGGCCACGGGAGAGGGTAG